Below is a genomic region from Persephonella sp..
ACCAGCCAAGCTGCTGTCCTTTAGACAGAATAACAAGGGTTGTTATGGTAAATAGGGACAAAAACCCAAAGGACACAAAATTTAGCCTTGTTTTTTCCCTTATCATACTTGTTTCAGGAAGATAAAAAATAGCAAGAAGAACAGTAAGGATACCAAATGGAATATTTATAAAAAACACCCACCTCCAGTTAATATACTCTGTTATGTATCCTCCAAGTGTTGGACCTAAAGATGGAGCAAAGCTAACCCCAAGACCGAATATCCCCATAGCAAGCCCTTTTTTTTCAGGGGGATAAACAGAAAAAAGTATAGCCTGTGCTGTTGCCATTATAAAAGCTTCTCCTATTCCCTGAAAAACCCTTGCCCCTATCATACTCTCAAGGCTGTCTGACATACCGCAGGCGAAAGAGGAAACTGTAAAAAGGGCGACACCGAATATATAAACATTTCTCAATCCAAAATTTTTATCAAGCCACTGGGCAAGTATAAGCATCGTTGCTGATGCCATCATATAAGCTGTGATAACCCACTGGACGCCGTAGAGATCTGTTTTTAAAGGGGCTGTTATTTTTGGGACGATAATATCAACAATAGTTGTGTCCAAAATAGCCATAAAAGCCCCTAACATTACGATAACAGTTATCAGAACCCTTTCCCATGTTGAGACAAGCTGGTATATAGGCTTGTTTTCCTCTTTCATAAGATTACCTGCTTTTCTCTATCTCTACTTCTCCCCCAAGACCAACTCTAAGAAGAGAAATATCCCCTTCTGTTATTTTTACTTTTACAGGTATCCTCTGGGCAACTTTTGTGAACTCACCGGCTGTTACATCTCTTGGAACAAGTGCAAACTTTGCGGCTGTTGCGGGGTTTATCTCCTCAACAACCCCTCTAAACTTTAGATCAGGATATGCATCTATTTTTATGTTTACCTTATTACCTACCTTAACCCCTTCAAGCTTTGTTTCCTCAAGAAGAACGAGGATATAAAGGCTGTTTTCTGGAACAACAGAATAAACAGGAATACCTGCCCTGATCACTTCTCCTTCGCTGACAAACTTTTTTGCTATCTGCCCGTTATAAGGAGACTTAAGAGATGTATAAGAAATAAGGTTTAGAAGATCTTCCTCTTTTTTCTGGAGAGACTGTATGTTTTTTGATAAGCTTTTTATCTGGTTTTCAAGCTCTTTAACAGTTTTTTCCTCAGATTTTGCAAGTTTTATCCCTTCTTCAGCTTTTTGAAGACCAATCTCAAGCTCTTTTAATTTTTTAAGAATATAATCTTTTTTGTGTTTTAATACATCAAGATTTGTTTTAACAACATCATACTTTCTATGGGGTATAAGCTCTTTTTTTAGAAGATCACTGAACCTTTCTTCATCTTTTTTTGCAAGGCTTAACTGTGAGTTTACCTGCTCAAGCTGTGATCTCAATGCCTCTATTGATGCCTTTATCTGTTTTTTTGTGAGTATAGAGGTATCTATTTTTATTCTGATCTGTTTTTTTATTTTTTCCAGTTTGTCCTTAAGGGCTTTTTCTTTGAACTTCAGGCTTTCTATCTGTTTTCTCAACTGCTGGAGCTTTAATCTGTAGTCTGTGTCATCAATCTTTGCGATGATTTCTCCTTTTTTTACGTAATCCCCTTCTTTTTTGTAAAGCTTTATTATTTTTCCTTTAACACGGTAAAAAGACAGATTTGCCATAGAGTCTGACTCAACAAAAACAGCATCTGTGATAGCATACTCCATTCTGTGCTTTATCCATCTGAAAGCAATAACACTGAAAATGACCACGAGTATAACTACTACAACGATCCCTATTCTGTTTTTCATCAAATACTGCCTCCGACAGCTTCCTGAAGATCAAAATAAGCCTTTAACAGCCGATAATAAGAGATCTCCCTGCCTTTTTTTGCTGATGTGAGCATACTTTCAGCATCAAGAACGTCAGTTGTTGATGCAAGCTGATTTTTGAACTGCTCCACTGTAA
It encodes:
- a CDS encoding HlyD family secretion protein, translated to MKNRIGIVVVVILVVIFSVIAFRWIKHRMEYAITDAVFVESDSMANLSFYRVKGKIIKLYKKEGDYVKKGEIIAKIDDTDYRLKLQQLRKQIESLKFKEKALKDKLEKIKKQIRIKIDTSILTKKQIKASIEALRSQLEQVNSQLSLAKKDEERFSDLLKKELIPHRKYDVVKTNLDVLKHKKDYILKKLKELEIGLQKAEEGIKLAKSEEKTVKELENQIKSLSKNIQSLQKKEEDLLNLISYTSLKSPYNGQIAKKFVSEGEVIRAGIPVYSVVPENSLYILVLLEETKLEGVKVGNKVNIKIDAYPDLKFRGVVEEINPATAAKFALVPRDVTAGEFTKVAQRIPVKVKITEGDISLLRVGLGGEVEIEKSR